A portion of the Lolium rigidum isolate FL_2022 chromosome 1, APGP_CSIRO_Lrig_0.1, whole genome shotgun sequence genome contains these proteins:
- the LOC124682503 gene encoding zinc-finger homeodomain protein 10-like → MEVKYRPALFSNGGAAAKKMRPAEGVVYVYRECLKNHAASLGGHAIDGCGEFMPSPAANPSNPTSLTCAACGCHRNFHRRLQGAPPSPPLLALPPVPTHAAAEAAPRLMQPVQPQRGEETPEYRLPLPGDDYSEDTDEGSDYDDDDDYGRPASPLPAPDIPPPPPGYLSATHMLLSLSTGAPGSSPAVMASRPPAPAAGLPDASASAARKRIRTKFSPEQKLQMQALSERLGWRLQKSDQALVQERCREIGVGKGVFKVWMHNNKHNFLGGQSARRSASLAAATPHPSNYAAPSPAPAIVSAPPIHAGFNINGFSAFPAPDHPGIQPATASAGSGSAQSS, encoded by the coding sequence ATGGAGGTCAAGTACCGGCCGGCGTTGTTCTcgaacggcggcgcggcggccaaaAAAATGAGGCCGGCGGAGGGTGTCGTGTACGTGTACCGGGAGTGCCTCAAGAACCACGCGGCCAGCCTGGGCGGGCACGCCATCGACGGCTGCGGCGAGTTCATGCCTTCGCCGGCGGCCAACCCATCCAACCCCACCTCGCTCACGTGCGCCGCGTGCGGCTGCCACCGCAACTTCCATCGCCGGCTCCAAGGGGCGCCCCCCTCCCCGCCTCTCCTCGCGCTACCCCCAGTGCCCacgcacgcggcggcggaggctgcgCCGCGCCTCATGCAGCCTGTCCAACCACAGCGCGGCGAGGAGACGCCGGAGTACAGGTTGCCGCTTCCCGGCGACGACTACTCGGAGGATACGGACGAGGGGTCTgactacgacgacgacgacgactacggcCGCCCTGCCTCGCCGTTGCCGGCACCAGACATACCGCCGCCCCCGCCCGGATACCTTTCTGCGACGCACATGCTTCTCTCGCTGAGCACCGGCGCGCCAGGTTCCTCCCCGGCGGTGATGGCGTCGAGACCCCCTGCCCCGGCCGCAGGACTGCCTGacgcgtcggcgtcggcggcgcgaAAGCGGATCCGCACCAAGTTCAGCCCGGAGCAGAAGCTGCAGATGCAGGCGCTGTCGGAGAGGCTGGGGTGGCGGCTGCAGAAGAGCGACCAGGCGCTGGTCCAGGAGCGCTGCCGCGAGATCGGCGTCGGCAAGGGCGTCTTCAAGGTCTGGATGCACAACAACAAGCACAACTTCCTCGGCGGCCAAAGCGCCCGCCGCagcgcctccctcgccgccgctacTCCGCATCCTTCCAACTACGCCGCTCCTTCGCCAGCACCTGCCATCGTCTCGGCGCCGCCCATCCATGCTGGCTTCAACATCAACGGCTTCTCCGCCTTCCCGGCCCCGGACCACCCCGGCATCCAACCGGCGACGGCGAGTGCTGGCTCTGGCTCCGCGCAGTCGTCCTAG